The stretch of DNA gctcacacctgtaatcccagcactttgggcggccgaggtgggtggatcaccagaggtcaggagtttgagaccagcctgaccaacctggggaaaccccatctctactaaaaatacaaaaactagttgggcatggtagcaagtgcctgtaatcccatctactcaggaggctgaggcaggagaatctcttggatccaggagacggaggttgcagtgagctgagatcatgccattgcactccagcctgggcaacagcgcgagactccatctcaaaaaataataacaataagccATTTTAATGGagctgagatggtatctcattatggtttatttttggtttttggttttcttttttgagatggagtctcactctgtcacccaggctggagtgcagtggtatgatctcggctcactgcaagctctgcctcccaggttcatgccattctcctgcctcagcctcccaagtagctgggactacaggtgcccaccaccacacccagctaatttttttttgtatttttagtagagacggggtttcactgtgttagccatgatggtctcgatctcctgacctcacgatccacccgcctcagcctcccaaagtgttgggattacaggcgtgagccaccatgcccggcctatttttggttttttttgagacggagtttcgcttctcttgcccaggctggagggcagtggtgtgatttcagctcactgcaacctccatctcccgggttcaagagattctcctgcctcagccactcaagtagctgggattacaagcatgcaccaccacacccaactaatttttatatttttagtagagatggggtttcgccatgttggccaggctgatcttgaactcctggcctcaagtgatccgcccgcctcggcctcccaaagtgctgggattacaggcgtgagccactgcacccagcctcactgtagttttgatttgcatttttctgatgatcaatgatgctgagcaccttttcatatgcctgcttgccagttgtatgtcttttgagaaatgttaattcaaatattttgcccactttttgatcggATTATTACATTTTATCCTATAGAGTTGTTAGAACTCTCATCTTCTGATTATTGATTCCTTGTCAGATGGTTAGTTTGCagatatcttctcccattctgtgtgttgtctcttcactttgtggaatgtttcctttgctgtgcagaagccttttattctttttttttttttttttttttttttttttgagacagagtttcactcttgttgtccgggctggagtgcaatggcgccatcttggctcactgcaacctccacctcccgggttcaaacgattgtcctgcctcagccttccgagtagctgggattacagacatgtgccaccatacctggctacttttttgtatttttagtaaagatggggtgtctccatgttggccaggctggtcccaaactcctgacctcaggtgatccagccgcctcagcctcccaaagtgctgggattacaggcccaagccaccgcacctagcttagaagctttttaatttgatgtgatcccatttgtccattttgctttAGTTTCCTATGCTTATAGggcattactcaagaaatctcTGCCCAGTTCAATGTCCTGGAGAGCTTCTCAACGTTTTCTTGTAGACGTTTCATGcattgaggtcttagatttaagtctgtaatccattttaatttgatttttgtatatggcgagaGATAGctatctagtttcattcttcctcATTGGATTGCTTCTGCTTTGAGACAGgatcactctgtcaccgaggctggagcaTAGTAACACgcttatagctcactgcagcctcaacctcctgggctcaagcgatcctcccacctcagtctccccagtagctgagactacaggcacgtagcaagctcacaccaccatgcccagctagttttttttatttttagtaaaagtgAGGTGTccacttgcccaggctggtctccaacttctggcctcaagcagtcctcccgccttggcctcccaaagtgttgggattacaggcggaagccactgtgtctggtctttggttcttttttcaCCTTAAAACTTTGGGGTCTCAGGTTGTGTTTATTTGGGgctctctccttcccccaacTCCTTGGGTTCTTTCCCAGAGCTCTTACCTTCTGAGGGCCCAGGCCTGGGCATAAGGCCAGATCTTCTCTCGATGCGGCGATGAGCTGTTCCAGAGACTGAAAGGTGAAAGCGAGGGGTCAGGGCAGTTGAGCACAAAAGCCTCCCCTGTCCCAGCTGAGGAGGGGCCTCAGATATTCCCCAGGGGAGATGAGGGCCTGTGGGAAGGCAGGACGGGCCAAGGGGTGGGCAGGGAGATGGAAGGAAATGGGTGACAGGCTTTCTAAAAAAGGCAAGGGGACAGAAATGCCTATGGGGCAGGGGAGCCATTCCTTACTCCAAATGTGGTCAGGAGGGTCTGACTGTCCGTTTTGTTGACTGACTTCACGGTGGTCAGACATTCAGTCACCTGGAAAGGGTGGAGGCAGGAGTGTGTCGGAAGAAGAAAGGCCAGCAAGACTGAGCCTAGGAGGGCGGGGCTGGGTCACAGCTGTGTCCCCAGACTGCCTGGCATGCAGGaagcactcaataaacactttttttcccAACTGATTAAAAAGTCatctcaggctgggcgtggtggctcatgcctaataatcccagcactttcgaggccgaggcgggaggatcacctgaggccaggagttcaacaccagcctggccaacacactgaaaccccatctttactaaaaaatacaaaaattagacaggcatggttgcgggcacctgtagtcccagctactcgggaggctcaggcaggagaatcacttgaacctgggaggcagaggttgcagtgagccgagatcatgccattgcactccagcctgggcaagagagtgagactccatctcaaaaaaaaaaaaaaaaggaattaggcAGGTAAttgggcagagggaacagaaggGGCAAGTGCTTGGAGAAGCGAGCTAGGCCTGGGAGAAGTGAAGTGTGAAGTGGGGGCCATGGGGCTTCTGAGCCTGACGGGCCCTTGTTGAGCCTGATGAGAAGTCTGGGCTTTCTCTCGGGGTACTGGGGAGCCATGGGAGGGTTTTGAGCTGGGGAGGGTAGCAGCAGATTTGTGCTCAGGAAAACCCCTCTAGCTGCAGTTTCGGTGGGATGGGCCAGGAAAGACGAGGCCCAGGGATGAATGGACAGTGCCTTAAGATTGGAACTGAAGCTCAACCACCCAGGAGCTgcggggaggcccaggcagggatGGGAGGTGAGGTGGCCTCACCCGGGAGACGAAGTCCTGCTCTAGCTTCTCCATCAGGAGGTCCGCTGGTTTCTGCTCATAGGCCTTGTAGGTCTCCAGGTACCGCCCAGCTTCCTCGGGGCTGGGATAACAGGATACAGGGCAGCCGGGAGGTGAGGTATCAGATTGTAGATTTGCTTCATTATGGTCAGTCATAAGAATTGCCAatactaggccgggcgcggtggctcacgcctgtaatcccagcactttgggatgatgaggcaggcagatcatctgaggtcaggagttcgagaccagcctggccaacatggtgaaacctcgtttctactaaaaatacaaaaaagtagctgggcttggtggcgcgtgcctgtagtcccagctactcaggaggctgaggcaggagaatcgcctgaacccgggaggcggaggttgcagtgagccaagatcacgccattgcactcccacttgggcaacaagagtgaaactccatttcaaaaaaaaaaaaaaaaggctgggcgcggtggctcacgcctataatcccagcactttgggaggctgaggtgagcagatcacgaggtcaggagatcgagaccatcctgactaacatggtgaaaccccatctctactaaaaatacaaaaaattagctgggcgtggtagtgggcgcctgtagtcccagcttttcgggaggctgaggcatgagaatggtgtgaacccgggaggtggagtttgcagtgagccgagatcgcgccactgcactccagcctgggcgacagagccagactccgtctcaaaaaaaaaaaaaaaacaattgtggATGCTAAAAATCAAAATTCCAGCCCATCCCCCCGCCAAATACAACCTGGTAGTAACCACTGCTGGGCGCATCTTGATATCTTTTCTGGCTACGGGCCAGCTCTTGGGAGCCCGACCGCACTTCTGCCTGGGTAACCCTGGGCCAGTGGTTtgctctctgggcctgtttcctcacTGTAAAGTGGGGtggtcaggcatagtggctcatgcttgtaatcccagcactttgggaggctgaggcaggaggatcacttgagctcaggagttcgagaccagccgggacaacatagcaaggtgttgtctccacaaaaaattaaaaattagccaggtgtggtggcgcgtgcctttagtctcagctgctcgggaggctgaggcaggaggactgcctgagcctggtaagttgaggcttcagtaacctgtgatagcaccactgcactccagcctcagcaaaagagcaagaccctgtctcaaaaaaataagaataaagtggGGAGGATAGTATGACTTTGAAGATCAGAAAATACTCTGGAATGCTCTGTAAGTGCCAAAAGCCACGCCTGGCACTGCTGaagaaatgttagctattttgGAAGGGAAGTCAGCACACAAAGTGTTTGTACTGGGTTTGACAGGAGGAAAACCAGAAACACTGCTTATTTTCCCACTGCAGCAAGAAGCCAACCTCATGAAATGTTCAGcttccagccgggcacagtggctcacacctgtaatcccagcactttgggagggtaaggcgggaggatcacctgaggtcaggatttcaagaccagcctggccaacatggcaaaaccccatccctactaaaaatacaaaaaaattagctgggtgtggtggtgcacacctgtaatcccagctacttgggaggctgaggcagaattgcttgaacccccaaggcagagccgagatcgtgccactgcacttcagcctaggggacagagtgaggctctgtatcaaaaaaaaaaaaaaaattaagaccttgctttacagatgaggaaactgaaggccAGAGAGAGGCAGTGCCTGCACCAGGCCCacacaggaaggagaagggaagggctgggcagggtgggatGGGGGAGCAGGGACCAATCCCAGGTAGAGCCTGAATGAGGCAGGGAAGCCCTCATCTCACCTCCAGGCGAGGATCAATGTGCAGTCGGCCAGGATACACATCTTAGCCAGCTCCTTGAGGGCCTGCTGGGGATCTTTCTGGAGGAGAAAATCAGAATTAGAAACCTAGAAGCCaggaattacaaaaattagccaggcgtggtggcaggtgcctgtaatcccagctactagggaagctgaggtgggagaactgcttgaacccgggaggcagatgttgcagtgagccaagatcacgccactgcactccaacctgggcgacagggtgagactctgtctcaaaaaaaaaaaaaagaacaaaaaaacaattaaagcCTGAAAACACAGTAGCTCAGGATGCCAAGAGTCTCTCACCCAATTGTCACTCTCTAAGCTCCTACTGGGTGCCTGGCCCGTGCTAAGCAGTGCTAGGACCCAGCAGTGGCTGAGACAGCCCTGACTCTGCCCTCCCAGGGCTCACAGTCTGATGAGCAGGACAGACCTGTCCCCAGACACTGATGATCTGGAGTGGCCAGGGCTGTGATGTGGGAGCCAGAGGAGGGACTGAGCCTGCCTGGGGGATCAGggagggcttcttggaggaggggaCATTAGAGCTGAGACCcaaaggaggatgaggaggaggaaaggatgaAAAGGAGACCAGAAAAGGGAATTCCAGACATAAagaacagcatgggcaaaggATGGGAGGGGAAAGAGGGCTTGAGGAATTATAATTCGCTCCCTACGGGAGAGAGGATGTGAAATTCCATGAGGAGCATGGAATCTTAGAGATGGGCCTGGAGAACTGGGTAGAGGTTGGAGGTCACACAGGGCCCCATAGGTCATGGAAGGGAGCAGAACTTTCCCCTAGGGTGCTTAGGAGCCATGTGAGTtttatgatcttttttatttttttcagacggagtctcgctctgttgcccaggctggagtgcagtgacatgatcttggctcattgcaacctccacctcccgggttcaagcaattctcctgcctcagcctcccgagtagctgggactataggtgcacaccaccatattttttgtattttgtagagatgggggtcttcactatgttgcccagactagtctcgaactcttggcctcaagtgatcctcctgcctcagcctctcaaagagctaggattacaggcatgagccactgcacccgacccaaTGGaagaggaatgcttgaggccaggagttcaagaccagactgggtaacatagcaagaccctgtctctaaaaattaaaaaaaaatcacctggtggggatggctcacgcctgtaatcccaacactttaggatcacctgagatcagaagttcaagaccagcctgaccaacatggtgaaaccccgtctctactaaaaatacaaaaaattagccagtcatggtggtacgcacctgtaatcccagctattcaggaggctgagtcaggagaatcacctgaacccaggaggtggaggttgcagtgagccaagattgcaccactacactccagtctgggcgaaagagcgagactctgtctcaaaacaatcaatcaatcaatcaatcaatcaataaaaattagccaggcatggtgttgctcgagaggctgaggcaggagaatcgtttgaacccaggaggcagaggttgcagtgggccaagatctggccattgcactccagcctgggcgacagaggagactccgtcttaacaaaataaaagagagagatatggccaggcgcggtggctcatgcctgtaatcccagcctttgggaggctgaggtgggtggatcacctgaggtcaggagttcaagaccagcctggccaacatggtgaaaaccagtctctactaaaaatacaaaaatcagccgggcatggtggtgcatgcctataatcccagctactcagaaggctgaggcaggagaatcgctcgaaccccgaaggtgaaggttgcagtgagccaagatcaagtcattgcactccagcctgggcaacaagagcgaaactccttctcaaacaaacaacaaaaagaagagatATTTAGGTGGCAGAGATCTGGGACTAATTGAAGGGGATGTGGGGAAAGAGGAAATAGACAATTTTGCCCTCCCCTCTCCTTGCCAACATAGTGTCTTGGTGACCCATGTCATCTCAGATGTGAGAAACGTTCCTCGCTGGGTTTTAGCTGCATTTCCTCTTGGAAGGGATTCAACAGCCCACTGCGCAACCTCAAAGCCCAGTGAGGCTGGCTAGGGAGCGACCCCTGCTTACCACATCCACCTGGACGAGCAGGACCCGCAAGGCGAAGTTCTTCCCCAGGCTCTGCAGCCGCCCGTGGATGTAGTCTGGGTGCAGGTTGTGGTAGCGGAggctggtgggggcagggagcGGGAGTTGAGAGGTCTCAGTCTCTTCGAGACCCCCAAAGCCCTTTTCCCTCTCACTGGAATACTAAGGGCTCAGAGTACGGCATGGGGGACAGAGGGTCCTGAGGCCCACAGAGGGTAAGTCACTTGCCCCAGGTCACTCTTCCAAGAAGATGCTCTGCAGGGATTGGCAGCCAGGGCTACATGGCTGTGCTTACCTAGAAGACCAGACCCCTGGCTTCTTCACGAAGAGGGGAAGAGACTTGGGCTTCAAGGGGAGAACAGGTGCCAGGGGCCCTAGAGAGTGTGGGCACGGGGACACTGCATGGCTCGCGGTGGGAAGCAGGGCCCAATGCCAGCCCATCTGCTCTGGCCTTGGAGGGCTACGGTGAGGGCTTCATGACCCAGGGAACTAGGACTGGCTCTGCCCAGCAGTCTGCAGCTGTCACAGCCTGCGGGGAGCACAGGAACTCAGAGGTTTCACTTCGTCTGTCTGGCCCTGTCTGCAGAGGGGCCCCTAGGTTGGAGGGGAAAGTTGTTTAACTAGGGTAGAGATGGGAGAAATCCTGCCTCTCATCAACTCCAGTCAAGGATGTCTGGGACATGAGTGACCCAGTCCCTCCTCCGTCAGATCCAGGAGTctgggcccagcccctcctcccttagACCTAGGAAtctggccccagcccctcctaCCTTCGatccaggagtccaggcccccagcccctcctccctgagaccccaggagtccaggcccccagcccctcctgcctcagacccaggagtctaggccccagcccctcctccctcagatccCCAGGAGTCCAGccctcagcccctcctccccCGGACCCAGGAGTccggcccccagcccctccttcctGAGACCCAGGAGTTCGGGCTCCAGCTCTTGTTGCACTGGGCACCTCCAGGCCAAGACCCCCTGCCTCCAACACAGGGTCCCACCAAGGCCCAGAACCTGCAGGACCATGTCCAGAGGCTTCTCATAGAACAGTCCAGAACACTGGGACATGACCCTCCCAGGCCAGTGGGGTGCCCTTCCTGAAGGCTGGGGTGGCGCCGCAGAGCTCACCTGAGGAACAGGGCACAGGTGCTCTGGCCCAGCACATAGTCGGGGATTACGTCGCCAAATTCCCAGGGCACATTGCGCACGAACTTCAGTACGGGATTGCCCCTCTGGGGAGGGACGAAGGGCAGAAGCCATCAATAGGGATGACCCTTGGTAACCACAGGGCCCTTCTCCACCTCTTCTtgcacctcctccctcctcccacctcttccCACACCTCCTGCCTCCTCGCACCTCTTCCCACACCTCCTGCCTCCTCGCACCTCTTCCCacacctcctccctcctcccacctcttcccacacctcctccctcctcccacctcttcccacacctcctccctcctcccacctgtgcccgggtcttttccagcttctctcTCCTCCTAACCCTGGACAGTCCCTGATCCTCTGATCCAGGCTCCTCCCCTCCACGCCCACTGGCACCAGGCCTTTCCTAAAGGGTCCCCGGGTCTGTCTCCAGCTCAGCCCTCTCCCCCGAGCCCCAGTCTGCGTGTCCTGTGGTCCTAAACACTTCCTGCCctcacgcccggcaaatttttgtgtttttagtagagatggggtttcaccatattggccagactggtctcgaactcctgacctcaggtgatccacctgcctcagcctcccaaagtgctgggattacaggcgtgagccaccacacccagcctcattcagtacattttgaataaattaacaaaCCTGGGGTGAGGAAACAGAGCTACACCAATACAGCCACAGCCCCAGCAAGTAGAGCTGAGGCACTCTCAACCCACACACTGctgtcgaatgaatgaatgaatgcatggggAGAACAAAGTGGCTGGAACTCAGACCTCCTTCCACTGGAGTCATCCCTAGAACAGCGTTTCCCACTGAAAACCTCAAGGCCCCACTTCTCCGTCTCCCTCCTCACCTGCCGAGGGCTCACAATGATGCTGTTGGATTTTGCCCCGGGTTTCAGGGCCTGGTTGGGGGTCTCTCCTGCCAGGGGCTCTGACCCTGTGGGGCACGTGGCCCCAGCCCCTTCCAGAGGCTGTGAGATGGCATATTCGGCGTAGGTCTGAGGGGCCGCCTGGGCCAAGGTGTCCACAGTGGGAAGGCTCTGTGCAGATCTGAATAAGGGCTTGGCCTGTGGGGAGAAAGGGAGTTTGCAGGGGACTGGTTGGGGTGAGCGGGGGACATCTGAGGCCCTGTGAGTTCctctcccctttctttttctttttttgagacagagtcttgctctgtcacccagactggagtgcagtggcacgatcttggctcattgcaacatccacctcccgggttcaagcaattctgcctcagcttcccaagtagctgggattacaggtgcccaccaccatgcccagctaatttttttttttttttttttttttttttgagatggagtcttgctctgtcacccaggctggagtgcagtggcgtgatctcagctcactgcaacctccgcctcccaggttcaagtgattctcctgtctcagcctcccaaatagctgggactacaggcgtgtaccaccacgctggctaatttttgtatttttagtagagacagggtttcaacatgttgtccaggctgatctcgaactcctgacctcaggtgatccgcccgcctcggcctcccaaagtcctgggattacaggtgtgagccacagcacttgACCGCTCTCCCCTCTTTAGGGCTGCCCATCCTCCTTCCTCCTAATGTCCCTTCCAGAAGGCTGAGAGCTCAAAATCTGAATTCAGCCActtctcccccactcctcagcctccactctGGTCCCAGCCACCAGCGTTTCACCCTTGGACCACTGAAGTCAATTCCTCACCAGCTCCTTGCCCACACCCTCGCCCCCTGGAAGTCTGTCCCCTAACTAAGTCCTCATGTCCCTCCTCTGCTCAGAGCTGGTGGGTGGCTCCTGCCTCAGAGTGAAAGCCAAAGCTGTCACCATCACCCACAAGGCTCTAGATCTGTCCCTGCTCCTTGCCTCAGAAACTACACCTTCTACCACTTCTCCCTTGCTTTCTCTACTCCAGCCCCACCGGACTTCGTGCTGCCCTTGAACACGGCAGGCTCTCTCTGACCTCAGGGCTTTggcactggctgttccctctacCCCAGATGTCGCCATGGCTCACTCCCTCACCTCTTTCACGTCTCTACCaagatgtcacctcctcagagaggccctccCTTGACCTTCCTATCTAAAGTaggaaggggccaggcatggtggctcatgcctgtacatcccagcactttgggaggccgaggtgggcggatcacttgaggttccagaccagcctgaccaacatggtgaaacccgtctctactaaaaatacaaaaattagccaggcgcgctcctgtaatcccagttactcaggaggctgaggcaggagaattgcttgaacccaggaggcagaggttgcagtgagctgagatggtgccagtgcactccagcctgggcaacagagcgagactctgtctcaaaaataaataaataaataaataaacaaataaataaataaatagagtagGAAGGTCCTCCCCCCATCACGCCCtatatccttagcccactttccttttcttcatagCCAATGCTCATCACCCGTCGATTGTTTTCCCTTGGGAAGGAGATTTCAATATTGCCAGGTCCTTCCATTTACCAAAATATGTCTAAAGTGTAGATTTTTTTAAGATTGCAAAACCTGGCGATTCTTAAACACGAGCAATAAATTCATGTCTTGAAAAATCAGGGTGCTGGCCTCGTAAAACACATCAGGGGCTACCTGCTGAATGCCAGTGTCTGGCCTCTGCCTTAGCCCTCTCTTAGAACCACccatccatttcacagatggggaaactgggaCCTGGGGAGGACCAAGGACTGTTTCCCCAAGTCGTCCGTGGCCCCCAAATCCACTAACCCACACCCTGGTCCCACAGGCCCCATCCTATCCTCTTCTTCCTAAcaccccccagcctcccaggggCCCCGCATCTCCTTGTCCTACCACTCCAGGAGGGATCTCATCCTCGTCGAGGGGTATCACAAATTTCTTCCTTGCTGGCGGCCCTGAGGGCTGGGGCACCCCCTCTTTGTCCTTCCCAGGGTCCATCTGGAGCCTGAAAGGGAAGGTGCCAGGAGCGAGTGAGCCACTGGCGTCTACGTTCTCATCCCCCAGCAGGAACCCCCCACTCACAGCCGTCCCCCACAAAACTCCGAGAGCTCCATAGCGTCAGGTCCCCAACACCCAGCGCTAGAGGCTCTGTAACGCCACGCCCCTTTGACCTCCACCTTCGGCTCGCCCCGCCCCTTACAGGTCCACAAGTCCCATCGCTCCGCCCCTCGCCCCCACCGTCCCCCGCCTTC from Gorilla gorilla gorilla isolate KB3781 chromosome 20, NHGRI_mGorGor1-v2.1_pri, whole genome shotgun sequence encodes:
- the ERCC1 gene encoding DNA excision repair protein ERCC-1 isoform X5; translated protein: MDPGKDKEGVPQPSGPPARKKFVIPLDEDEIPPGVAKPLFRSAQSLPTVDTLAQAAPQTYAEYAISQPLEGAGATCPTGSEPLAGETPNQALKPGAKSNSIIVSPRQRGNPVLKFVRNVPWEFGDVIPDYVLGQSTCALFLSLRYHNLHPDYIHGRLQSLGKNFALRVLLVQVDVKDPQQALKELAKMCILADCTLILAWSPEEAGRYLETYKAYEQKPADLLMEKLEQDFVSRVTECLTTVKSVNKTDSQTLLTTFGSLEQLIAASREDLALCPGLGPQKARRLFDVLHEPFLKVP
- the ERCC1 gene encoding DNA excision repair protein ERCC-1 isoform X1, giving the protein MGLVDLLQMDPGKDKEGVPQPSGPPARKKFVIPLDEDEIPPGVAKPLFRSAQSLPTVDTLAQAAPQTYAEYAISQPLEGAGATCPTGSEPLAGETPNQALKPGAKSNSIIVSPRQRGNPVLKFVRNVPWEFGDVIPDYVLGQSTCALFLSLRYHNLHPDYIHGRLQSLGKNFALRVLLVQVDVKDPQQALKELAKMCILADCTLILAWSPEEAGRYLETYKAYEQKPADLLMEKLEQDFVSRVTECLTTVKSVNKTDSQTLLTTFGSLEQLIAASREDLALCPGLGPQKVRALGKNPRSWGKERAPNKHNLRPQSFKVKKEPKTRHSGFRL
- the ERCC1 gene encoding DNA excision repair protein ERCC-1 isoform X3, whose product is MGLVDLLQMDPGKDKEGVPQPSGPPARKKFVIPLDEDEIPPGVAKPLFRSAQSLPTVDTLAQAAPQTYAEYAISQPLEGAGATCPTGSEPLAGETPNQALKPGAKSNSIIVSPRQRGNPVLKFVRNVPWEFGDVIPDYVLGQSTCALFLSLRYHNLHPDYIHGRLQSLGKNFALRVLLVQVDVKDPQQALKELAKMCILADCTLILAWSPEEAGRYLETYKAYEQKPADLLMEKLEQDFVSRSLEQLIAASREDLALCPGLGPQKVRALGKNPRSWGKERAPNKHNLRPQSFKVKKEPKTRHSGFRL
- the ERCC1 gene encoding DNA excision repair protein ERCC-1 isoform X6; translated protein: MGLVDLLQMDPGKDKEGVPQPSGPPARKKFVIPLDEDEIPPGVAKPLFRSAQSLPTVDTLAQAAPQTYAEYAISQPLEGAGATCPTGSEPLAGETPNQALKPGAKSNSIIVSPRQRGNPVLKFVRNVPWEFGDVIPDYVLGQSTCALFLSLRYHNLHPDYIHGRLQSLGKNFALRVLLVQVDVKDPQQALKELAKMCILADCTLILAWSPEEAGRYLETYKAYEQKPADLLMEKLEQDFVSRSLEQLIAASREDLALCPGLGPQKARRLFDVLHEPFLKVP
- the ERCC1 gene encoding DNA excision repair protein ERCC-1 isoform X7, which translates into the protein MDPGKDKEGVPQPSGPPARKKFVIPLDEDEIPPGVAKPLFRSAQSLPTVDTLAQAAPQTYAEYAISQPLEGAGATCPTGSEPLAGETPNQALKPGAKSNSIIVSPRQRGNPVLKFVRNVPWEFGDVIPDYVLGQSTCALFLSLRYHNLHPDYIHGRLQSLGKNFALRVLLVQVDVKDPQQALKELAKMCILADCTLILAWSPEEAGRYLETYKAYEQKPADLLMEKLEQDFVSRSLEQLIAASREDLALCPGLGPQKARRLFDVLHEPFLKVP
- the ERCC1 gene encoding DNA excision repair protein ERCC-1 isoform X4; this translates as MGLVDLLQMDPGKDKEGVPQPSGPPARKKFVIPLDEDEIPPGVAKPLFRSAQSLPTVDTLAQAAPQTYAEYAISQPLEGAGATCPTGSEPLAGETPNQALKPGAKSNSIIVSPRQRGNPVLKFVRNVPWEFGDVIPDYVLGQSTCALFLSLRYHNLHPDYIHGRLQSLGKNFALRVLLVQVDVKDPQQALKELAKMCILADCTLILAWSPEEAGRYLETYKAYEQKPADLLMEKLEQDFVSRVTECLTTVKSVNKTDSQTLLTTFGSLEQLIAASREDLALCPGLGPQKARRLFDVLHEPFLKVP
- the ERCC1 gene encoding DNA excision repair protein ERCC-1 isoform X2, which codes for MDPGKDKEGVPQPSGPPARKKFVIPLDEDEIPPGVAKPLFRSAQSLPTVDTLAQAAPQTYAEYAISQPLEGAGATCPTGSEPLAGETPNQALKPGAKSNSIIVSPRQRGNPVLKFVRNVPWEFGDVIPDYVLGQSTCALFLSLRYHNLHPDYIHGRLQSLGKNFALRVLLVQVDVKDPQQALKELAKMCILADCTLILAWSPEEAGRYLETYKAYEQKPADLLMEKLEQDFVSRVTECLTTVKSVNKTDSQTLLTTFGSLEQLIAASREDLALCPGLGPQKVRALGKNPRSWGKERAPNKHNLRPQSFKVKKEPKTRHSGFRL
- the ERCC1 gene encoding DNA excision repair protein ERCC-1 isoform X8, with the translated sequence MDPGKDKEGVPQPSGPPARKKFVIPLDEDEIPPGVRGNPVLKFVRNVPWEFGDVIPDYVLGQSTCALFLSLRYHNLHPDYIHGRLQSLGKNFALRVLLVQVDVKDPQQALKELAKMCILADCTLILAWSPEEAGRYLETYKAYEQKPADLLMEKLEQDFVSRVTECLTTVKSVNKTDSQTLLTTFGSLEQLIAASREDLALCPGLGPQKARRLFDVLHEPFLKVP